Proteins from a single region of Chryseomicrobium sp. FSL W7-1435:
- a CDS encoding flavin reductase family protein — MDAVTQFKQAMGNYPTGVTVVTAQDTDGNPIGMTVNSFASVSIDPLLILWSIDKNAFYFDAFTKATSFNVNILAADQGDLCMLFASRVEDRFGKCEWHPGENGLAVLKGTASQLECTVYKTVDAGDHMILIGEVTSIHNEEKEPLLYHKRLFGKIPDAFYQQS; from the coding sequence ATGGACGCTGTAACGCAATTTAAGCAAGCGATGGGGAATTATCCGACAGGTGTCACGGTTGTAACTGCTCAAGACACTGATGGAAACCCTATAGGTATGACAGTCAACTCGTTTGCATCGGTTTCAATCGACCCTTTACTTATTTTATGGTCTATCGATAAAAATGCATTTTATTTCGATGCGTTTACTAAAGCCACATCTTTTAACGTCAACATTCTGGCGGCAGATCAAGGCGATCTATGCATGTTGTTTGCAAGTCGCGTGGAGGATCGTTTTGGAAAATGTGAGTGGCACCCAGGTGAAAATGGATTGGCTGTTCTAAAAGGAACAGCTTCTCAATTAGAGTGCACAGTTTACAAAACGGTGGACGCCGGTGACCACATGATTTTAATCGGGGAAGTCACGTCTATCCACAATGAAGAAAAAGAACCACTTTTGTATCACAAACGCTTATTTGGAAAAATTCCAGATGCTTTTTATCAACAATCGTAA
- a CDS encoding polyphosphate polymerase domain-containing protein, with protein sequence MKTFRHEYKYYIHTRDYDVVRHRLKTVLPSDEHSINDEGYLIRSLYFDNLFDSDLYQKHNGIFRRKKFRIRIYNHSDEVIKLERKSRQGEYILKTSLSISRAEYELIRAQEYEFLKERDDDLANEFYVFLQGEFMRPRVIVDYVREAYKSSISNVRITFDKELSFVTNSMDIFDKDAITEEVIDYPKMILEVKYDHFLPEYIRQMIQLDAHQRSAISKYVLCRMASIQYHGF encoded by the coding sequence ATGAAAACATTTCGCCATGAGTACAAATACTACATCCATACACGTGATTATGATGTAGTGCGTCATCGATTAAAAACCGTCTTACCAAGTGACGAGCATAGTATAAATGACGAGGGGTACTTGATACGAAGCCTCTACTTCGATAACTTATTTGATTCAGACTTGTATCAAAAACATAATGGAATCTTCCGGCGGAAAAAGTTCAGAATTCGTATCTACAATCATTCAGACGAGGTTATCAAGTTAGAACGTAAGAGTAGGCAGGGGGAATATATTTTAAAAACTTCCCTCTCGATATCCCGTGCAGAATACGAGCTTATCCGCGCACAAGAATATGAATTTTTGAAAGAAAGAGATGACGATTTGGCTAACGAGTTTTATGTGTTTTTGCAAGGGGAGTTCATGAGGCCTCGCGTTATTGTGGATTATGTTCGAGAAGCGTATAAATCTTCAATCAGTAATGTGCGTATTACTTTTGATAAAGAGTTAAGTTTCGTCACCAACTCAATGGACATTTTCGATAAAGATGCCATTACAGAAGAAGTCATCGACTACCCAAAAATGATTCTTGAAGTCAAATATGATCATTTCTTACCAGAATATATACGGCAAATGATTCAATTAGACGCTCATCAAAGGTCTGCGATCTCTAAATATGTTCTTTGCCGAATGGCGTCGATTCAGTATCACGGGTTTTAG
- a CDS encoding CotH kinase family protein has product MSWIRIVGIVFAFVGVITLLIGLQGYYSMQELTNEEPVSVVLTAAAEKEEDSRLVENKTIYDKVEFDKVEHVYITIFNQEEVSENDLTFKELDESYKEFTNLEGGPDLQILFQTGNGEGPIENGFSKGIDKTNAAIELRGRSSRLESQKSYKIRLKDSAGLWYGQSVLNLNKHKDDRTRVRNKLAFDYFTRLPDIISLRTNFVELHVKDQTQDLSNDEFESYGLYTHVEQLNEEALASRGLNTGGQLYKVENFEFLRYPDALKLADDPSYDKEAFERVLRINGSEDHTPLLELLDAINDPNANFDEVFEKYFDKDNYLTFLALNLLFGNYDTMSTNYYLYHPLNQPKWYLIPWDFDKALGRDLERTDKMPMWQEGIARYWGTALHRRFLRNSKNVEDLRAKLEELGGTITPEQTTKLLDAYYPIAKKYIEQRPDIRHLDMEVDQFDSYYTNLYSVIDVYKERTLKSFDYPMPIFLNYEREGEEEVFKWDASFDLQNEQLTYLVQLSSTPDMTDLIVDEVNTEFELRIPRLEKGRYYVRVTITDDSGNEQIPFDYTVASNGVRYWGVKEIIVK; this is encoded by the coding sequence ATGAGTTGGATTCGCATAGTTGGGATTGTGTTCGCGTTTGTAGGGGTCATCACTCTTCTAATCGGCCTTCAAGGCTATTATTCCATGCAAGAACTCACAAATGAAGAACCCGTCTCCGTAGTTTTGACGGCAGCAGCAGAGAAAGAGGAAGATTCTCGATTAGTGGAGAATAAAACAATTTACGATAAAGTAGAATTCGACAAAGTAGAACATGTGTACATCACGATTTTCAACCAAGAAGAAGTGTCAGAGAATGATTTAACCTTTAAAGAATTAGACGAATCTTACAAAGAGTTTACTAATTTAGAAGGAGGGCCTGACTTACAAATCCTGTTTCAAACTGGTAATGGGGAAGGACCTATAGAAAACGGGTTTTCAAAAGGGATTGATAAGACGAATGCGGCTATTGAATTAAGAGGAAGATCTAGTCGGCTAGAATCGCAAAAGTCTTATAAAATTCGTTTGAAAGATTCTGCTGGACTTTGGTATGGGCAGAGCGTTTTAAATCTAAACAAGCATAAAGATGATCGAACACGTGTCCGAAATAAGTTAGCATTCGATTACTTTACGCGGTTGCCTGACATTATCAGTTTACGCACCAACTTCGTTGAACTACATGTTAAAGACCAGACGCAAGATCTTAGTAATGACGAGTTTGAGAGCTATGGTCTCTATACACATGTTGAACAATTGAATGAAGAAGCTTTGGCTTCTCGAGGACTAAATACAGGTGGCCAGCTCTACAAAGTTGAGAACTTTGAATTTTTACGCTATCCAGATGCTCTCAAGCTGGCTGATGATCCATCCTACGATAAAGAAGCATTTGAACGAGTGCTCCGAATTAATGGCAGTGAAGACCATACGCCGCTTCTAGAGTTGTTAGACGCTATCAATGATCCGAATGCTAATTTTGATGAAGTATTTGAGAAGTATTTTGACAAAGATAACTATCTAACTTTTTTAGCACTTAATCTACTTTTTGGAAATTATGACACTATGTCAACAAACTACTATCTCTACCATCCGCTCAATCAGCCGAAGTGGTATTTGATACCATGGGACTTTGATAAAGCATTAGGGCGGGATTTAGAGCGCACGGACAAGATGCCGATGTGGCAAGAAGGTATTGCTCGTTACTGGGGAACAGCCCTTCATAGACGCTTTTTAAGAAACAGTAAAAATGTAGAAGATCTGCGCGCTAAATTAGAAGAACTTGGAGGCACAATTACTCCAGAACAGACAACAAAGCTTCTAGACGCCTACTACCCAATCGCGAAGAAATACATTGAGCAGCGTCCAGATATTCGTCACTTAGATATGGAAGTAGACCAATTTGATAGCTATTATACGAACTTGTACTCTGTCATCGATGTGTATAAAGAGCGAACACTCAAATCGTTTGACTATCCTATGCCTATCTTTTTAAATTACGAACGCGAAGGAGAGGAAGAGGTGTTTAAGTGGGATGCTTCATTTGATCTTCAAAATGAGCAACTCACCTATTTGGTTCAACTTAGTTCAACACCAGACATGACTGACTTGATTGTAGATGAAGTGAACACTGAATTTGAACTAAGAATTCCTCGGTTAGAAAAAGGTCGGTATTATGTTCGTGTAACAATCACGGATGATTCAGGTAATGAACAAATTCCTTTTGATTATACGGTAGCTTCAAACGGGGTTCGGTATTGGGGAGTTAAAGAGATTATTGTGAAGTAG
- a CDS encoding endo alpha-1,4 polygalactosaminidase encodes MKKAILLGVFLTFSGIGAWMQYMVSNPLNSATSFMIFYDNPTEQTISRLKEVDVAIIAVHAFTREQIKEIQDAGTLIFAYTSLMQLENWNTTMTSQVKSNDFVEQDGERIYIKEWDTYLMDIRQSHYQQLLLTKIEIERREKQVDGVFFDTVDDLYYYFHDTEEHKSYLLAYETILKDVSDQGLIIFQNRGFETLQAKGEPYVSGVLWENFDSSNFEESSWARNWMLKLHRYHTSGKVRLFTEVRSDPSEQVSLNLGFPTFRKE; translated from the coding sequence ATGAAAAAGGCGATACTACTAGGCGTATTCTTAACTTTTAGTGGAATTGGAGCGTGGATGCAGTATATGGTATCAAACCCTTTAAACTCTGCCACATCGTTCATGATTTTTTATGATAATCCGACCGAACAGACCATCTCACGACTAAAAGAAGTCGATGTCGCCATCATAGCTGTACACGCATTTACCCGAGAACAAATCAAGGAAATTCAAGATGCAGGAACTCTCATCTTTGCTTACACCAGCCTCATGCAACTTGAAAATTGGAATACGACTATGACCTCGCAAGTGAAATCAAATGACTTTGTGGAACAAGACGGGGAAAGAATTTATATCAAAGAATGGGATACTTACTTAATGGATATTCGGCAATCTCATTACCAACAACTTTTGTTGACTAAGATTGAAATTGAACGAAGAGAGAAGCAAGTTGACGGTGTTTTTTTTGATACAGTTGATGACCTTTACTACTATTTCCATGATACAGAAGAGCATAAATCTTATCTACTAGCGTATGAAACCATCTTAAAGGATGTCAGCGACCAGGGGTTAATCATTTTTCAAAACCGCGGCTTTGAAACTCTTCAGGCTAAAGGAGAGCCCTATGTCTCAGGTGTGCTATGGGAAAATTTTGATAGCTCTAATTTCGAAGAAAGTTCTTGGGCTCGGAATTGGATGTTAAAACTTCATCGTTATCATACTAGTGGTAAAGTTAGATTGTTCACAGAAGTACGATCAGACCCTTCAGAGCAAGTAAGCCTAAACCTAGGTTTCCCTACATTCCGCAAAGAATAA
- a CDS encoding VTT domain-containing protein, whose product MKKWMVVLPVGLLIAFLLYLHFDLFRYLYTGDVDRAQAYLTRNWAATLLLTFLIMLIQHTLTIFPLLLVISMNVLVYGLTIGFLWSWFASVVSSAVVFYAVRYLVDDLVVRKIPKSVTRSIEANSFLYVFQARIIPFIPTSLVNLAAGLSHVRFLPFITATALGNFIFFFLLALVSEGILEASTEQFSLFGVAITAFIIYLLYSWQKRKWKKNKLSA is encoded by the coding sequence ATGAAGAAATGGATGGTCGTATTACCTGTTGGTTTATTAATAGCATTTTTACTCTATCTTCATTTTGATTTATTCCGCTATCTGTACACAGGAGATGTCGATCGCGCTCAGGCCTACCTCACAAGAAATTGGGCAGCCACACTCCTATTAACTTTTTTAATAATGTTGATTCAACATACCTTAACAATCTTCCCTCTGCTACTCGTCATCTCCATGAATGTACTGGTCTATGGCTTAACGATTGGGTTTCTATGGAGCTGGTTCGCGAGCGTAGTGTCTTCAGCTGTCGTTTTTTATGCAGTTCGGTATTTAGTGGATGACTTAGTTGTACGAAAAATACCTAAATCGGTCACGCGGTCTATTGAAGCAAATAGTTTTCTCTATGTCTTTCAAGCTCGTATTATTCCCTTCATCCCTACCAGTCTAGTTAATCTAGCAGCTGGTTTGAGTCACGTCCGTTTCTTACCGTTCATTACAGCAACAGCACTCGGAAATTTCATCTTCTTTTTCTTGTTGGCTCTTGTGTCAGAAGGGATTTTAGAAGCATCGACTGAGCAATTTTCTCTCTTCGGAGTGGCCATCACAGCCTTTATCATTTACTTACTTTATTCATGGCAGAAGCGCAAATGGAAAAAGAATAAATTAAGCGCATAA
- a CDS encoding DUF2194 domain-containing protein — translation MKPIFDIGRGLYVMSALLILITSFLVLVKSPLFFQVAAFQSEEREVKTQLVQLSSSPATLVVIDDGNPAEKGSVDYIQKRMTEMKVHYDVQDLQDYIVGKHVKTIVLATEDWQEVKSEELINFVEDGGNLVVAMRPSPKTTIQSIYQQLGIIEYGSFKEVEGFKLLAPFFMLDEDTIIQEQEFNQSMLAVRIHDNAVKRAVSLDGNPLLWTIDLGEGKVLFFNGILTSDETFGPFFTWMMSHTTAQLYPVIYGGVALLDGFPFPTQTTRTVHGKSEKNYYRQDWWLSMQSLEARFDLNLTAAALYPSDLGEETLFKDELELYAREIVLLGGEVALKVDENLQVEQGLVQKILGDYQLETQLLPSDQLAGPLAQFSLQQGNLPVVPGDLERWTSIRKVIDYGYQDVSFSPYSLNGTDRDESMWRNWQEYLKGLEELYAVPYYPAREVSALYTHWQENDVRVEIDRNVLTVSMSIFTDATYFHYYSDKAIRSSTNCEVQKIGENLYLVQALDSEFTIETE, via the coding sequence ATGAAGCCTATATTTGATATTGGAAGAGGACTTTATGTGATGAGTGCTTTATTAATTCTCATAACAAGCTTCCTCGTCTTAGTAAAATCTCCACTATTCTTTCAAGTGGCAGCGTTTCAATCAGAAGAGCGAGAGGTCAAGACCCAACTGGTTCAACTATCTTCATCTCCGGCTACACTGGTGGTAATCGATGATGGAAATCCGGCGGAGAAGGGGTCTGTAGACTACATTCAAAAGCGAATGACTGAGATGAAAGTTCATTATGATGTTCAAGATCTTCAAGACTACATCGTGGGTAAACATGTAAAAACCATTGTTCTTGCAACAGAAGATTGGCAAGAGGTAAAAAGTGAAGAACTTATAAATTTTGTTGAAGATGGTGGGAACTTAGTGGTTGCTATGCGTCCATCTCCTAAGACCACTATCCAGAGTATTTATCAACAGCTTGGCATTATTGAGTATGGCAGTTTTAAAGAGGTAGAAGGGTTTAAACTGCTAGCCCCATTCTTCATGCTTGATGAAGATACGATTATTCAAGAGCAAGAATTTAATCAATCTATGTTAGCTGTTCGAATTCATGATAATGCAGTGAAAAGGGCAGTTAGTCTAGATGGAAACCCACTTTTATGGACCATTGATCTGGGGGAAGGCAAGGTGTTATTTTTTAATGGCATTTTGACATCAGATGAAACATTCGGTCCTTTCTTCACCTGGATGATGAGTCATACGACAGCTCAACTGTATCCAGTTATTTACGGGGGAGTGGCGCTACTTGACGGCTTCCCATTCCCTACGCAGACGACTCGAACAGTGCATGGGAAATCGGAGAAAAATTATTACCGTCAAGATTGGTGGTTATCCATGCAAAGTCTAGAGGCTCGTTTTGACCTCAATCTAACGGCAGCTGCACTTTATCCTTCAGATCTTGGGGAAGAGACGCTCTTTAAAGATGAACTTGAATTGTATGCTCGAGAAATTGTGCTTTTAGGCGGTGAAGTTGCGCTCAAAGTAGATGAAAACCTGCAAGTTGAACAAGGATTGGTGCAAAAAATTCTAGGAGACTATCAGCTAGAGACGCAACTTCTTCCTTCAGATCAATTGGCAGGTCCATTGGCACAGTTCAGTTTACAGCAAGGGAATCTACCAGTAGTACCAGGCGACCTTGAGCGGTGGACTTCAATTCGCAAGGTCATAGATTATGGCTACCAAGATGTGAGTTTTTCACCGTATTCTTTAAATGGAACGGATCGAGATGAATCGATGTGGCGCAACTGGCAAGAGTATTTAAAAGGTCTAGAAGAACTGTACGCTGTTCCATACTATCCAGCGCGTGAAGTAAGTGCACTATATACACATTGGCAAGAAAACGATGTACGAGTTGAGATTGATCGAAATGTACTTACTGTGTCAATGTCTATTTTTACAGATGCTACCTACTTCCATTACTATTCTGACAAGGCAATTCGTTCATCAACAAATTGTGAAGTACAGAAAATCGGCGAGAATCTTTATCTTGTTCAAGCACTAGACTCTGAGTTTACGATTGAAACGGAGTGA
- the pelG gene encoding exopolysaccharide Pel transporter PelG, producing the protein MAGIGFQLKELYDQSNFLGQLRAMSFSAIVATGPMFLTILLITVVREWLLVIGTPLSEVLLFMATTQYAFIFSQLLTGGFLFLIARYVADQTFLEQETKVLSSLYGLLAITFFIGFISTIVFYWGSPLSFAYKFLSYLFFVELIGIWILSMYVSALKDYKRIIISYGIGIAISFILSWLFIQVFGWATSFAMMVSIVSGFGLVYALLFRYVKLYFQVDDKNYFDFLRYLERYPALFAIGFFYYLGLYGHSFIVWQGEYQVIVAETFSIAPFYDVPIFYAYLSVLPALVLFMVTIETKFYVTYKKYYSRILNGSSLSEIENAKREMFRVLRLELLFLAQIQLLVILTAVFLGLTLLPSIGVTQGQLDIFIYAAIGSWFIGILINVFMLMLYFDDRSSALKVILLFAGVTMLVTVLSTFTWIPLGVNLFVGGAVGMVASLILMKSGLNEIDYSTFCTQPIVAKQQSTWIEKYVVRHD; encoded by the coding sequence ATGGCAGGGATCGGATTTCAACTGAAAGAACTGTATGATCAATCCAACTTTCTAGGACAATTACGCGCTATGAGCTTTTCAGCCATTGTGGCTACGGGCCCGATGTTCTTAACAATTTTACTCATCACCGTAGTTCGAGAATGGCTACTAGTTATTGGAACACCTCTTTCAGAAGTGTTACTGTTCATGGCTACCACGCAGTACGCGTTCATCTTTTCTCAACTGTTGACCGGTGGTTTTTTATTTTTAATTGCTAGGTATGTAGCGGACCAAACGTTTTTGGAACAAGAAACGAAAGTATTATCTTCCTTATATGGGTTACTCGCCATCACGTTTTTTATTGGTTTCATCAGCACAATTGTCTTTTACTGGGGCTCTCCCTTAAGTTTTGCCTACAAGTTTCTTTCTTACTTGTTCTTCGTAGAACTAATTGGAATCTGGATTTTATCGATGTATGTTTCGGCGTTGAAAGACTACAAACGAATCATTATCAGTTACGGTATTGGCATTGCCATTAGCTTCATACTGAGCTGGTTATTCATCCAAGTGTTTGGCTGGGCGACTTCATTTGCCATGATGGTCAGTATCGTCAGTGGATTTGGTTTAGTGTATGCCCTGTTATTCCGCTACGTAAAACTTTATTTTCAAGTCGATGATAAAAACTACTTTGATTTTTTACGCTACCTAGAAAGATATCCAGCTCTTTTTGCCATAGGGTTTTTCTACTATCTAGGTCTTTACGGACACAGTTTTATTGTTTGGCAAGGAGAGTATCAAGTGATTGTGGCAGAAACGTTTAGCATCGCTCCTTTCTATGATGTGCCAATTTTTTATGCCTATTTAAGTGTCTTACCTGCACTTGTCTTGTTCATGGTTACTATTGAAACAAAATTTTATGTAACATACAAAAAATATTACAGTCGTATTTTAAATGGTTCGTCGTTGTCTGAGATTGAAAATGCTAAACGAGAAATGTTTCGAGTTTTACGGTTAGAACTTCTGTTTCTAGCACAGATTCAACTACTAGTCATTCTTACGGCAGTATTTTTAGGATTGACACTCTTACCATCTATTGGGGTGACACAAGGTCAACTTGATATTTTCATCTATGCTGCTATCGGCAGTTGGTTCATTGGGATTCTAATCAATGTATTTATGCTCATGTTGTATTTTGATGATCGAAGCTCTGCGCTTAAAGTCATTCTTCTCTTTGCAGGTGTGACAATGCTGGTCACAGTCCTATCAACATTTACTTGGATTCCACTAGGTGTGAATCTATTTGTTGGCGGAGCAGTGGGAATGGTAGCTTCATTAATTCTTATGAAGTCCGGATTGAATGAAATTGATTATTCAACATTTTGTACACAACCGATTGTTGCAAAACAACAATCTACATGGATTGAAAAATACGTCGTTCGTCATGACTGA
- the pelF gene encoding GT4 family glycosyltransferase PelF encodes MKICVFVEGAYPRTTGGVSSWLQYLMEQMSQHDFIVYSISPRQREGLAVKYPPPKNLRELREIYLEGYLDVEPKHNKRYNLSPSEKNAIYQLIAGEETDWDSLFNLFQKKRIDSIPDFLVSKDFYDVVYELCATRFPYVPFTDMFWSLRSMLLPLFITMDQDIPEADVYHAVSTGYAGILGSLAKHKFKKPLILTEHGIYTREREEEIIKAKWIQGYFKDIWIQYFYNLSSCTYQYADKVTSLFEKNRRIQLDLGCPADKTMVIGNGVDVARFAAVLREKRPGYHIGAVVRIVPIKDIKTMLQSFSRIQSVIPDAHFYLIGPNDEDQEYYNECVALAEALNIKNLTYTGNVDIRNYLSFIDILVLSSISEGQPLVILEAFAAGIPVVSTDVGACREMIEGPHDEFGVAGAVVPLMHYQEMATQCIRILQTPQIALEYGESGRERVSTYYQLDQMIQNYNTLYLSQEVKKDGRDRISTERTV; translated from the coding sequence ATGAAAATATGTGTATTTGTAGAGGGCGCTTATCCACGGACGACTGGCGGTGTTTCAAGTTGGCTTCAATATTTAATGGAGCAAATGTCGCAACATGACTTTATTGTATACTCCATCTCTCCAAGACAGAGAGAAGGGCTTGCAGTGAAATATCCACCGCCTAAGAACTTAAGAGAATTGCGGGAAATTTATTTAGAAGGGTACTTAGATGTCGAACCAAAACATAACAAACGCTATAATCTGTCACCCTCTGAAAAGAATGCGATCTATCAACTGATTGCAGGGGAAGAGACAGATTGGGACAGTTTGTTCAACCTATTTCAAAAAAAGCGTATTGATTCAATCCCTGATTTTTTAGTCAGCAAAGATTTTTATGACGTCGTATATGAATTGTGTGCAACTCGATTCCCTTATGTTCCTTTCACAGATATGTTTTGGTCTTTGCGTTCTATGTTGTTGCCGCTGTTCATCACAATGGACCAAGACATTCCAGAAGCAGATGTTTATCATGCCGTTTCAACAGGTTATGCAGGTATTTTGGGAAGCCTTGCAAAACATAAATTCAAAAAGCCTCTTATTTTGACAGAACACGGAATTTATACACGAGAGAGAGAAGAGGAAATTATCAAAGCAAAATGGATTCAAGGTTACTTTAAGGATATCTGGATTCAGTATTTTTATAACCTTTCATCCTGCACGTATCAGTATGCCGATAAGGTGACATCACTATTTGAAAAAAATAGAAGAATTCAATTAGATTTAGGGTGTCCAGCCGATAAAACGATGGTCATTGGTAATGGTGTTGATGTCGCAAGGTTTGCTGCAGTTCTTCGTGAGAAGAGACCTGGCTATCATATTGGTGCGGTTGTACGAATTGTTCCCATTAAAGATATAAAGACCATGTTACAAAGCTTTTCTCGTATTCAATCTGTCATACCCGATGCCCACTTTTATTTGATTGGTCCTAACGATGAAGATCAAGAATACTACAACGAGTGTGTGGCGTTAGCAGAAGCGTTAAATATTAAGAACTTAACCTATACAGGCAATGTCGATATTCGTAACTACTTGAGTTTCATAGATATCTTAGTGTTATCAAGTATAAGTGAAGGACAACCTCTTGTGATATTGGAAGCTTTTGCAGCTGGAATCCCAGTTGTCTCAACGGATGTAGGAGCTTGTAGGGAGATGATTGAAGGGCCGCATGATGAATTTGGTGTGGCAGGAGCTGTTGTTCCACTGATGCACTATCAAGAGATGGCCACGCAATGCATTAGAATCTTACAGACTCCACAAATTGCATTGGAATACGGAGAGTCAGGTAGAGAAAGAGTTTCTACTTATTACCAACTTGACCAGATGATTCAGAACTACAATACACTCTATTTGTCGCAGGAGGTGAAAAAAGATGGCAGGGATCGGATTTCAACTGAAAGAACTGTATGA
- a CDS encoding DUF4956 domain-containing protein, whose amino-acid sequence MTGTDATNQQTTFTDILRDSFIEDFAMDSLSIIDILLSLTVAFGVGLFIYFIYKITYKGVLYSPTFNGTLLMMSMITCLIIMTISTNIVLSLGMVGALSIVRFRTAIKDPLDIVFMFWAIASGISSGAGLYFLTLIGALVIGAIIVVMARRKHTDTMYLLVIHYTDEANDEVKRVLQKIQYELKSKIVRKGAIELTAEIRLKIDNTSFLNELVDTPGVRDASLVKYNGDYAV is encoded by the coding sequence ATGACGGGTACAGACGCAACAAACCAACAAACGACGTTTACAGATATCTTGCGTGATAGTTTTATTGAAGACTTTGCAATGGACTCTTTATCTATTATTGATATTTTACTTAGTTTAACCGTAGCATTTGGAGTTGGATTATTCATATACTTCATCTACAAAATAACATATAAAGGTGTTCTTTACAGTCCAACATTTAACGGAACATTACTTATGATGTCTATGATCACTTGTTTAATTATTATGACCATCAGCACGAATATTGTTTTATCTCTAGGTATGGTAGGAGCACTAAGTATTGTTCGTTTTCGTACAGCAATCAAAGATCCTCTTGATATAGTATTTATGTTTTGGGCAATCGCCTCGGGCATTTCAAGTGGCGCAGGACTCTATTTTTTAACCTTAATAGGCGCTTTAGTTATTGGTGCAATTATTGTAGTTATGGCGCGCCGAAAACATACGGATACGATGTACTTATTGGTTATCCATTACACGGACGAAGCAAATGATGAGGTGAAGCGTGTCTTACAAAAGATACAGTATGAGCTGAAATCAAAAATTGTACGTAAAGGAGCGATTGAGCTTACTGCCGAGATTCGCTTGAAAATAGACAATACGAGTTTTCTGAACGAACTTGTAGACACGCCTGGTGTTCGCGATGCATCTCTTGTAAAATATAACGGAGATTACGCGGTGTAG